A window of the Hydrogenobacter hydrogenophilus genome harbors these coding sequences:
- a CDS encoding TolC family protein encodes MRLALLLFSFSLGFCLTLEDAIKSAQESNPELKAQEHAIKSAFYNLKGDTSLYLPEVFLNFSFNRLSSKQKLNIPAFDGFPPLAVDSAKISYKNFSAGLREVLYDGGAREGRIGVSSSEVRLQGALYEEKIQDIKLRVIKAYLDVLSARDIVEIYSKQLEAIRAQYERAKAFYKEGLVAITDVLQAQVRLAEVQRDLRQAEGNYSIALANLSKLTGIKEDSLKDLEPLKSVSYTPESFQKLYQMALENRPILRVYSERVVQARRLTEIERSKYLPKVFVQAQYTYSDQNPIISPKGVYALSVGLNVDFQSTEPYYRVLSKVEDELRAKWELENAKENLRLEVKQTYENLLTARDNMKVAEDSLKYAEEFYKLSEEQYKNQIISSTDLLLAEASLTQARKNKVISYYEYLKAYYELMRAVGGLR; translated from the coding sequence ATGAGGTTGGCTCTACTTCTGTTTAGTTTCTCCTTAGGCTTTTGTCTAACGTTGGAGGATGCTATAAAGAGTGCCCAAGAGAGCAATCCCGAGCTAAAGGCTCAGGAGCATGCCATAAAGTCCGCCTTTTACAACTTGAAAGGGGACACAAGCCTATACCTGCCAGAGGTCTTTCTGAACTTTTCTTTCAACAGACTGTCCAGCAAGCAAAAGCTAAACATTCCAGCCTTTGACGGTTTTCCTCCTTTGGCAGTAGATTCTGCAAAGATCAGCTATAAGAACTTTAGCGCTGGGCTAAGGGAGGTCCTCTACGATGGGGGTGCAAGAGAGGGCAGGATAGGGGTTTCCAGTTCCGAAGTTAGACTCCAGGGGGCTCTCTACGAGGAGAAGATCCAAGACATAAAGTTAAGAGTTATAAAGGCTTACTTGGATGTGCTTTCCGCAAGGGACATAGTGGAAATCTACAGTAAACAGCTTGAGGCTATAAGGGCACAGTATGAGAGAGCTAAGGCTTTTTACAAGGAGGGTCTGGTAGCTATAACGGATGTGCTACAGGCTCAGGTGAGGCTCGCAGAAGTCCAAAGGGACCTAAGGCAGGCGGAGGGAAACTACAGCATAGCACTTGCTAACCTTTCAAAGCTCACAGGCATAAAAGAAGACAGTCTGAAGGACCTTGAGCCTCTCAAAAGCGTTAGCTACACACCAGAGAGCTTCCAAAAGTTATACCAGATGGCGCTGGAGAACAGACCCATACTGCGCGTGTATTCAGAAAGGGTAGTTCAAGCGCGCAGGCTCACAGAGATAGAAAGAAGCAAGTACCTGCCCAAGGTCTTTGTACAAGCCCAATACACCTACTCTGACCAAAACCCCATCATAAGCCCAAAGGGAGTCTATGCGCTTTCTGTGGGTCTAAACGTTGATTTCCAGTCTACAGAACCCTACTATAGGGTGCTCTCAAAGGTGGAGGACGAGCTAAGAGCTAAGTGGGAGCTTGAGAACGCAAAGGAAAACCTCAGGCTTGAAGTAAAGCAAACTTACGAAAACCTGCTTACAGCAAGAGACAATATGAAAGTAGCGGAAGACTCACTTAAATATGCAGAAGAGTTTTACAAACTATCAGAGGAGCAATACAAAAATCAGATCATAAGTTCTACAGACCTTCTTCTTGCTGAAGCGAGTCTCACACAGGCAAGAAAAAACAAGGTTATATCTTACTACGAATACTTAAAGGCTTACTACGAACTTATGCGTGCTGTAGGAGGTCTCAGATGA
- a CDS encoding TetR/AcrR family transcriptional regulator produces the protein MMDTREKLISSAKKLFSQKGYYETKVSDIVADAGLSQGTFYLYFRSKEDIFKELVRIMSEKVLNLLEEYARKDDDVEKIIKDATLEFFRIMYEEKPIAYIFLFQLVATNEEFREMYFEKNKKVRKLLRVIAEKGIRSGKFAYKNAENIVNILMGYVRIVYLDYLLKGNMPLEEILSMVEEGIDVILKGVKA, from the coding sequence ATGATGGATACACGGGAAAAGCTCATCTCCTCTGCTAAGAAGCTCTTTTCCCAAAAAGGCTACTACGAAACCAAAGTGTCTGATATAGTGGCTGATGCGGGGCTCTCTCAGGGCACTTTCTACCTGTATTTTAGGAGCAAGGAGGACATCTTCAAAGAGCTTGTAAGAATCATGTCGGAGAAGGTCCTAAACCTTTTGGAAGAATACGCACGCAAAGATGACGATGTGGAAAAGATAATAAAGGACGCTACCCTTGAGTTTTTTAGGATAATGTACGAGGAGAAACCCATCGCTTACATATTCTTGTTCCAGCTTGTGGCTACCAACGAAGAGTTCAGAGAGATGTACTTTGAGAAGAATAAAAAGGTGAGAAAACTTTTAAGAGTTATAGCAGAAAAAGGGATTAGAAGTGGGAAATTTGCTTACAAAAATGCAGAAAACATTGTTAACATACTCATGGGATATGTAAGGATAGTGTATCTTGACTACCTGCTCAAAGGCAATATGCCCCTTGAGGAGATACTAAGCATGGTAGAAGAGGGCATTGATGTGATACTAAAGGGGGTAAAAGCATGA
- a CDS encoding TolC family protein has protein sequence MRLVIFLFLWVSFGWCITLEEAINIALKNNTNIRLSELDLKRVEEDIKKARAGILPQINASYSYTRLDSSLAFGFTPKNRQSYLLQLNQAIFDKSVFDALRLAKLSKDLQSYLLEDIKRTVELQTKNLFYALLYKKQLVELYKQNISYWEENYNLTSAQYKAGVIPMVNLLRSKAQLESAKAQYEQALSDYKKSLEDFKAYLRIDEDVEPEGSLQLVPFEEDYNKLEKLLLERNSTLLVAKKNLEVYQKRIDLAKDSYYPTLSGFLTYQGSTGRRSLMGGTEWIQGYTFGFQLQYNIFDGFQKSANVAQANIDYLKQKENFIDLLYNQKAQLKKNLEDLKSLRAQLKAVEASLEAAKESLKLSTERYRYGVGSQLEVLDARNNYNQTLQNYYLVLYQYMSTIAEIDRLTK, from the coding sequence ATGAGGCTTGTGATCTTTTTATTTCTTTGGGTATCCTTTGGATGGTGCATCACTCTAGAGGAAGCCATAAACATAGCTCTAAAGAACAATACCAACATCAGGTTATCCGAGCTTGATCTCAAAAGGGTAGAAGAGGACATAAAAAAGGCTCGGGCAGGCATACTCCCCCAAATAAATGCCAGCTACTCCTATACAAGATTAGACAGTTCTTTAGCTTTTGGTTTTACTCCAAAAAACAGGCAGTCTTACCTGTTACAGCTAAACCAAGCCATATTTGACAAGTCCGTGTTTGATGCCCTTAGGCTCGCAAAACTTTCAAAAGACCTTCAGTCCTACTTGCTTGAGGACATAAAAAGAACGGTGGAGCTACAGACCAAAAACCTCTTTTACGCTCTGCTGTACAAAAAGCAATTGGTGGAACTATACAAGCAGAACATATCTTACTGGGAAGAGAACTACAACCTGACTTCTGCCCAATACAAGGCTGGGGTTATACCCATGGTGAATTTGCTAAGAAGCAAGGCACAGCTTGAGAGTGCAAAAGCCCAGTACGAACAGGCTCTGTCTGATTACAAGAAATCCTTAGAGGACTTTAAGGCTTACCTGAGGATCGATGAGGATGTGGAACCAGAGGGTAGTTTGCAGTTAGTGCCCTTTGAGGAGGACTACAATAAATTAGAAAAGCTTCTCCTTGAGAGGAACTCCACTCTTCTTGTGGCAAAAAAGAACCTTGAGGTGTACCAAAAGCGTATAGATTTAGCCAAGGACTCTTACTACCCTACGCTATCTGGCTTTTTGACATATCAGGGAAGCACTGGAAGGCGTAGTTTAATGGGTGGTACCGAGTGGATACAGGGCTATACCTTTGGCTTTCAGCTTCAGTACAACATATTTGATGGCTTTCAGAAGTCTGCAAATGTAGCTCAAGCAAACATAGACTACCTTAAGCAAAAAGAAAACTTTATTGACCTTCTTTACAACCAGAAGGCTCAGCTAAAGAAAAATTTAGAGGATCTTAAGTCCCTAAGGGCTCAGTTAAAGGCGGTGGAAGCTTCTTTGGAAGCAGCAAAGGAATCTTTGAAGTTATCTACTGAGCGCTACAGATACGGCGTGGGCAGTCAGCTTGAGGTCTTAGATGCCAGAAACAACTACAACCAAACACTTCAGAACTATTACTTGGTCCTCTACCAGTATATGAGCACTATAGCGGAAATAGATAGGCTTACCAAATGA
- a CDS encoding efflux RND transporter periplasmic adaptor subunit produces MGMVRWFLLIALFLLGSCSREEKVQGQKKEESIPISIYYVKPQEIEVFYTTNGYFEGIRDVILRPEVSGRVLELLVDEGSFVKKGQPLLRIDPTDYQNALNQIKANLMQAKANYENQKAIYERRKFLYEQNLIAREEFENASTQLKVYQDQISAIEAQLRNAQTQLYRTVLRAPFSGYIAQKFINVGDYITPQSQAFRIVTLDPIKVVFQVPQEIISSVKMGSEVYLDVEGIGSYKGKVIFLSPSADANRLITVKALVKNQDGKIKPNMYAKVKIPTSSTVAFKVPEMAVVLIGNEKAVWKVEGNRVSPVKVQILKQEEGFVYVKGDLKEGDQVAVENAYLLNQTSKVKVK; encoded by the coding sequence ATGGGTATGGTAAGATGGTTTTTACTCATAGCACTATTTCTTTTGGGAAGCTGTAGCAGGGAGGAAAAAGTCCAGGGCCAAAAGAAGGAGGAGAGCATACCCATAAGCATCTACTATGTGAAACCCCAAGAGATAGAAGTGTTTTATACCACAAACGGCTACTTTGAGGGTATAAGGGATGTGATACTTAGGCCAGAGGTGAGCGGAAGGGTGCTTGAGCTTTTGGTAGATGAAGGGAGCTTTGTAAAAAAGGGTCAACCCCTTCTAAGGATAGACCCCACGGACTACCAAAACGCTCTAAACCAGATAAAGGCAAACCTTATGCAGGCAAAAGCCAATTACGAAAACCAAAAAGCCATATATGAGAGGAGAAAGTTCCTCTACGAGCAAAACCTGATAGCAAGGGAGGAATTTGAAAACGCAAGCACCCAGCTAAAGGTTTATCAAGATCAGATCTCTGCTATAGAAGCCCAGCTGAGGAATGCACAGACTCAGCTCTATAGGACAGTGCTTAGAGCTCCCTTTTCTGGATACATAGCTCAGAAGTTTATAAATGTAGGTGATTACATAACCCCTCAGTCTCAAGCCTTTAGGATAGTTACCCTTGATCCTATAAAGGTGGTCTTTCAAGTGCCACAGGAGATAATTTCCAGTGTGAAGATGGGTTCTGAGGTGTATCTTGATGTGGAGGGTATAGGCAGTTATAAGGGTAAAGTGATATTTTTGTCTCCTTCTGCGGATGCCAACAGGCTCATAACGGTAAAGGCACTTGTGAAAAACCAAGATGGAAAGATTAAACCCAACATGTACGCAAAAGTAAAGATACCCACATCCTCTACAGTGGCTTTTAAAGTCCCAGAGATGGCGGTGGTGCTCATAGGCAACGAGAAAGCAGTTTGGAAGGTAGAAGGCAACAGAGTGAGCCCAGTAAAGGTGCAGATACTAAAGCAGGAAGAAGGCTTTGTGTATGTAAAAGGTGACCTAAAAGAAGGTGACCAAGTGGCGGTTGAAAACGCATACCTCCTTAACCAGACAAGCAAGGTGAAAGTCAAATGA